The Streptomyces sp. RKND-216 genomic sequence CGGCACCTCCAGCACGTACGCGCTGCCGCCCGCGCCCGGCACCTCGTGCGTCTGCAGCACGCCGCCGTGCCGTCGCACGATCCCGCTGACGACGGGCTGGTGCACCGGGCTGCCGCCCGGGTGCGGTCCGCGCACCTCGATGCGTACGACCTCCCCGCGCTGGGCGGCCGCGACCACGATCGTGGAGTCGCCGGTCGGCGGCGTCAGCGACTGGTTGCCGGTGGCGTCCACCCCGGCCACGTCCGCGATCAGGTGCGCCAGCGCGGTGGAGAGCCGCGCCGCGTCGACCTCGGCCTCGATCGGCGGGGCGTGCACGGCGAACTGCGCGCGCCCCGGGCCGATCAGCTCGACCGCGCCGTCCACGCCCGCGGCCACGACGGTGTCCAGCGAGACGCGGGCGGTGCTCAGCTTCTCCCTGCCGGTCTGCAGGCGCTGGAACGCGAGCACGTTGTCGACCAGCGTGGTCATGCGCGCGTAGCCGGCGGAGAGGTGGTGCAGGATCTGGTTGGCCTCCGGCCACAGCTGGCCGGCGGGGTCGGCGGCGAGGCCGCCGAGTTCGTCGCGGAGCTGGTCCAGCGGCCCGCGCAGCGCCTCGTCGAGCACGGCGCGCAGCTGCTCGTGCCGCTCCCGCAGGGCGACGTACGGGCGCCGGTCGGTGAAGGTCAGCACCGCGCCGACCAGCTGGTCGCCGTCGCGTACGGGCGCCGTCGTCATGTCGACGGGCACCGGGCTGCCGTCCTTCGCCCAGAGCACCTGCGCCGCGCGGACGCGGTGCTTGCGGCCGGAGCGCAGCGTGTCGGCGAGCGGGGTCTCCTCGTAGGGCAGCGTCGAGCCGTCCGGGCGGGAGTGGTGCACCAGGGGGTGGAGTTCGTGGCCGCCGAGGTCGCCCGCGCGGTAGCCGAGGATCTGCGCGGCCGCCGGGTTGACCAGGACGACACGACCCGAGGTGTCCACGCCGACGACGCCTTCGGAGGCGGCGCGCAGGATCATCTCGGTCTGCCGCTGCTGCCGGGCGAGCTCGGCCTCGGTGTCCAGGGTGCCGGTGAGGTCGCGGACGACGAGCATCAGCAGTTCGTCGCCGGTGTAGTGCGCGTTGCGCCCGCCGCCGGTGCCGTGGTCGGACCAGGCGGCCTCGAAGGAGGAGGCGTAGGTGCTGCGGCCGTCCTCCAGGTTGGCGCTGGTCACCTCGACCGGGAACTCGCTGCCGTCGGTGCGGCGCGCGGTCATGCGTGTCGGCTTGGTCCGGGCCTCGCCCTCGTCCTCGCCCGGCCGGCGCATCGATCCGGGGATGCGGTTGGGGTCGAACTCCGGGAGGAGGTCGAGCAGCCCGCGGCCCACCAGTGCCGTCCCCGGGGCCTCCAGGGCCTCCAGGGCGATCTTGTTCGCGTTGACGACGGTGCCGTTGCAGTTCACCAGGAGCAGTGCATCGGGCAGCGCGTCGAGTATGGCGGCGAGACGAGCAGCGCCTCGGGGTGGCCTGCTGCTCACGACGGTGCTTCCTCCCTGTTGCCGCTGGTACCGGAGGCGGGGCCGAACGGCCCGCTCGAGGCCGTCAGTCTGCCCGCAGTCCCCGGGGCGTCACTAGAGGCAGAGTCTACGGGGACCGGCGCCCCCTCAGGCGGCGGATGCGCGGGGGCGCCGGGTGGGAAGCGTGAGCGTGAGGTCAACACCTTCCGGTGAAACCCCAGTTGGGGCGGTGGGCCGGGTGGTCAGTCCAGCGCGGGAAGGGCGGGGACGAGCCGGTCCCAGCGGGACATCTCACATCCGTTGCTGCGGTCGAACCGGGCATCCACCGGCTTACCATGCCAAACGCCCTTGATCCGGGCGTGGGCGGGGCCGCCGTGCACCATCGTGCACACCGCCTCGGACGGCACGGGTGCGAACGGTCCGGCGGCCGGTGCGCGGAGGGCGCGCTGTGTGTCACCCGACAGGCCGACCGGGCCCTCCGGGTCGCGGCCGGCCGTGCGCGCGGCGGAGACGGCGGCGTCCAGCGCGTCACAGGCGGCCTGCGCCCGGGGGTGGGTGCCACCCGCGGGGTGGCAGAAGAGGGAGCGCGTGCCGTCGTGCCGCGCGTCGCCGGTGCCGGAGACGGTGATGCTCAGGTAGTCAGCCTGTGCCGGGGGCATGGCCGGGAAGCCGGTCTCCTGCGGCACGGCGGCGGAGGCGGCTCCGGCTCCGAGCAGGGTGGTCAGTACGGCC encodes the following:
- a CDS encoding SSI family serine proteinase inhibitor codes for the protein MPRRTAPTLAALAGAAAVLTTLLGAGAASAAVPQETGFPAMPPAQADYLSITVSGTGDARHDGTRSLFCHPAGGTHPRAQAACDALDAAVSAARTAGRDPEGPVGLSGDTQRALRAPAAGPFAPVPSEAVCTMVHGGPAHARIKGVWHGKPVDARFDRSNGCEMSRWDRLVPALPALD